From Pseudomonas sp. StFLB209, a single genomic window includes:
- a CDS encoding MarR family winged helix-turn-helix transcriptional regulator — protein MTDSAKQRPRDAVDTILEQWHRERPELDTTPMGPIGRINRCAALLTPRLEAGYAAYDLSVWEFDMLATLRRSGAPYCLSPTALFSTLMVTSGTMTHRLKRLETRQLIERVANPDDARSLLVQLTAQGLALIDRAVESHVENERRLLETLPADVLVELDASLSRLLRVLEG, from the coding sequence ATGACAGATTCGGCCAAGCAACGACCCCGCGATGCGGTGGACACCATCCTGGAACAGTGGCACCGCGAACGCCCCGAGCTGGACACCACGCCCATGGGGCCGATCGGGCGGATCAATCGCTGCGCAGCGCTGCTGACCCCGCGCCTGGAAGCAGGTTACGCCGCTTACGACCTGAGCGTCTGGGAGTTCGACATGCTCGCCACCCTGCGTCGCTCCGGCGCGCCGTATTGCCTGAGCCCCACGGCGTTGTTCTCGACCCTGATGGTGACCTCCGGAACCATGACCCACCGGTTAAAGCGTCTGGAAACCCGTCAGTTGATCGAGCGCGTGGCCAACCCCGATGACGCGCGCAGCCTGCTGGTGCAGTTGACGGCGCAGGGCCTGGCGTTGATTGATCGGGCAGTTGAAAGCCATGTGGAGAATGAGCGGCGCCTGCTGGAGACATTGCCGGCTGACGTGCTGGTTGAGCTGGATGCCAGCTTGTCGCGGTTGTTGCGGGTGTTGGAGGGGTAG
- a CDS encoding EamA family transporter, protein MTATHTHPQWRDILLTALAPAIWGSTYIVTSEILPPDRPFTAALIRVLPAGLLLLLYTRQMPSRQNVWRLLVLGALNIGVFQALLFVAAYRLPGGLAAVLGAIQPLLVMLLAWAVERRSPALATWCSALLGVMGMAVLLLSPQTIFEPVGMAAALLGATCMALGVWLTRRWQLQMPVLALTGWQLVIGGVLLAPVAWLADAPLPPLTLAQYAAYAYLSLAGSLLGYVLWFRGVIRLPTVAVASLGLLSPLSAVLLGWALLGQSMTGSALIGLVIVLASVFAVQWTAARGR, encoded by the coding sequence ATGACCGCAACCCATACTCACCCACAATGGCGCGATATCCTGCTGACCGCTCTGGCACCCGCCATCTGGGGCTCGACCTATATCGTGACTTCAGAAATCCTGCCGCCTGACCGGCCCTTCACCGCAGCGCTCATCCGGGTATTGCCGGCGGGTCTGTTGTTGCTGCTCTACACCCGGCAAATGCCCTCCCGGCAAAACGTCTGGCGCCTTCTGGTGCTGGGTGCGCTGAATATCGGGGTGTTCCAGGCCCTGTTGTTCGTCGCAGCCTATCGCTTGCCGGGTGGTTTGGCGGCGGTATTGGGTGCGATCCAACCGTTACTGGTCATGCTGCTGGCCTGGGCGGTGGAGCGCCGTTCACCCGCATTGGCGACCTGGTGTTCGGCGCTGCTCGGCGTCATGGGCATGGCTGTACTGCTGCTGTCGCCGCAGACGATCTTTGAACCGGTGGGTATGGCCGCTGCCTTGCTGGGCGCCACGTGTATGGCGCTGGGTGTATGGCTGACCCGGCGCTGGCAGTTGCAGATGCCAGTCCTGGCCCTCACCGGCTGGCAACTGGTGATTGGCGGCGTACTGCTGGCACCGGTCGCCTGGCTGGCCGATGCCCCTCTGCCGCCGTTGACCCTCGCGCAATACGCGGCCTACGCCTACCTCAGCCTGGCCGGTAGTCTGCTCGGTTATGTGCTGTGGTTTCGCGGGGTAATCCGCCTGCCGACCGTGGCGGTGGCATCACTGGGCCTGCTGAGCCCATTGTCGGCAGTGTTGCTGGGCTGGGCACTGCTTGGCCAGTCAATGACCGGCAGCGCCCTGATCGGCCTGGTCATCGTGCTGGCCAGTGTGTTTGCGGTGCAATGGACGGCGGCACGGGGGCGTTAA
- a CDS encoding amino acid permease, with protein MPVQHEHDPRLKKSLKTRHISMLALGGVIGAGLFVGSSAVIASTGPGAFLTYIVTGIIVALVMRMLGEMAAAHPSKGSFVDYARMAYGNAAGYATGWLYWYFWVIVVGFEAVVGGQIINEWLPGFPVWAIALGLMVIMTLLNLMSVHSFGEAEYWFAGVKVAAIVAFLVVTGAYISGGWPDSQASFNHLTDHGGLFPNGIASLFSGVVVVIFSMTGVEVATIAAAESEHPAQNIRRAVNTVMARILVFFALSTLFIVVAQPWTDIVPGKSPFVTTLEHIGIPGAALVLKVVILIAVLSVLNAGLYTSSRLLFVLASNGEAPASIASVSKRGVPARGVITSTLVGYGCVVIAAIWPDTVFQFLLNSSGAVFLFVYLMICLSQIKLRPRWVAAGSLKFRMWGHPWLPLLVTAAIIAVLVSMALDATSRASLLQCLVAIAVILLSYAVLGRVRARQAAAASSPTQPV; from the coding sequence ATGCCTGTTCAACACGAGCACGACCCGCGGTTGAAGAAATCCTTGAAAACCCGCCATATCAGCATGCTGGCCCTTGGCGGAGTCATCGGTGCCGGACTGTTCGTCGGCTCCAGCGCAGTGATTGCGTCCACAGGCCCTGGCGCCTTTCTGACCTATATCGTGACCGGCATCATCGTTGCGCTGGTCATGCGCATGCTCGGCGAAATGGCCGCCGCCCATCCCAGCAAAGGCTCCTTCGTCGATTACGCGCGCATGGCCTATGGCAACGCCGCCGGCTACGCCACGGGCTGGCTGTACTGGTACTTCTGGGTCATTGTCGTCGGCTTCGAAGCCGTAGTCGGAGGGCAGATCATCAATGAGTGGCTGCCGGGCTTTCCTGTGTGGGCCATCGCCTTGGGGTTGATGGTTATCATGACCCTGCTCAACCTGATGTCAGTGCATTCCTTCGGTGAGGCAGAATACTGGTTCGCTGGGGTCAAGGTCGCTGCCATCGTTGCCTTTCTGGTGGTCACCGGCGCTTACATCAGCGGTGGCTGGCCTGACTCCCAGGCAAGTTTCAACCATCTCACAGACCACGGCGGCCTGTTCCCGAACGGCATTGCTTCGCTGTTTTCCGGCGTGGTGGTAGTGATTTTCTCGATGACCGGGGTCGAGGTGGCGACCATCGCAGCGGCTGAGTCTGAACACCCGGCGCAGAATATACGCCGTGCAGTCAACACTGTAATGGCCCGGATTCTGGTGTTCTTTGCGCTTTCAACCCTGTTCATCGTCGTGGCCCAACCGTGGACCGACATCGTGCCGGGCAAGTCGCCGTTCGTGACTACTCTGGAACACATCGGTATTCCCGGTGCAGCGCTGGTGCTCAAGGTGGTGATCCTGATCGCCGTACTGTCGGTGCTCAATGCCGGGCTGTACACCTCCTCACGCTTGCTATTCGTGCTGGCCAGTAATGGCGAGGCTCCGGCCAGTATCGCCAGCGTGAGTAAACGCGGTGTACCAGCACGGGGCGTCATCACTTCAACGCTGGTGGGTTACGGCTGTGTGGTGATTGCAGCAATCTGGCCAGACACCGTATTCCAGTTCCTGCTCAACTCTTCCGGCGCGGTGTTTCTGTTCGTTTACCTGATGATTTGCCTGTCGCAAATCAAACTGCGCCCGCGCTGGGTTGCCGCAGGCAGCCTCAAATTCCGCATGTGGGGCCACCCTTGGCTGCCATTGCTAGTGACCGCCGCCATTATCGCCGTGCTGGTCAGCATGGCGCTTGACGCCACCAGCCGGGCCAGCCTGCTGCAATGTCTGGTGGCAATCGCCGTGATCCTTCTGTCGTATGCCGTGCTGGGCCGGGTGCGTGCCCGTCAGGCGGCCGCTGCATCTTCCCCGACCCAACCTGTATAG
- a CDS encoding NAD(P)/FAD-dependent oxidoreductase has product MDLTQLPNRPLWYEPTPARERLEHAINADVVIVGAGYTGLWTAYYLLKSAPTLRVVLLERKTVGFGASGRNGGWASAIFPISLHHLAQMSSHAAALALQMAMNDTVDEIGRVLAAEGIEADYSKQGFLSVARSPAQWARANSAVQASKEFGLPEQWHALNTAKARALLDVENVQGGLFTEHCALIHPGKLVRGLASLVERMGAKIYEHSEVLQIHPGRVQTIAGEVKAETVVRATEAFSAQQPGLQRSVIPLYSLVLATEPLPLGLRQQLGLDVRRAFNDMRHLRVYGQVTAEGRLVFGGRGAPYQWGSKMPESADLVDSTHQKIHAALLEFFPALVDARITHRWGGALGVARDWCPTVSLDPQTRMAWAGNYVGDGVATSNLAGRLLRNLILGEDHELNRLPLVNHRSPAWEPEPLRWLGINSGLAAANFSDLEERWTRKPSRTAMLLERLTGAH; this is encoded by the coding sequence ATGGACCTGACCCAATTGCCCAATCGGCCGCTCTGGTACGAGCCAACCCCGGCTCGTGAGCGGCTGGAGCACGCCATCAACGCCGACGTGGTGATTGTCGGCGCCGGCTACACCGGCCTGTGGACGGCCTACTACCTGCTCAAAAGCGCACCGACATTACGTGTGGTGCTGTTGGAGCGCAAAACCGTCGGCTTCGGCGCTTCGGGGCGCAATGGCGGCTGGGCTTCGGCGATCTTCCCGATCTCGCTGCACCATCTGGCGCAGATGTCCAGCCATGCAGCAGCACTGGCCTTACAGATGGCAATGAATGACACGGTCGATGAAATCGGCCGGGTGCTGGCTGCAGAAGGAATCGAGGCTGATTACAGCAAACAGGGTTTTCTGTCCGTGGCACGCAGCCCGGCGCAGTGGGCCAGGGCCAATAGCGCGGTGCAGGCTTCAAAAGAGTTCGGCCTGCCCGAACAATGGCACGCCCTGAATACCGCCAAAGCCCGTGCGCTACTGGACGTCGAAAACGTACAAGGCGGCCTGTTCACCGAGCATTGCGCACTGATCCATCCCGGCAAGCTGGTGCGCGGCCTGGCCAGTCTGGTCGAACGCATGGGGGCGAAGATTTATGAGCACAGCGAAGTCCTGCAGATCCATCCCGGCCGGGTACAAACGATCGCAGGCGAGGTCAAGGCCGAGACCGTGGTACGGGCAACCGAGGCGTTCAGCGCCCAACAGCCGGGCCTGCAACGTTCGGTGATCCCGCTGTATTCGCTGGTACTGGCCACCGAGCCGCTGCCGCTCGGCTTGCGTCAGCAACTGGGTCTGGATGTGCGCCGGGCCTTCAATGACATGCGCCACCTGCGTGTGTATGGCCAGGTCACCGCCGAGGGGCGCCTGGTTTTCGGCGGGCGCGGCGCGCCTTATCAATGGGGCTCGAAAATGCCCGAGAGCGCCGATCTGGTAGACAGTACCCACCAGAAGATTCATGCCGCGTTGCTGGAGTTCTTCCCGGCCCTGGTCGATGCACGAATCACTCACCGCTGGGGCGGCGCTTTGGGCGTGGCCCGTGACTGGTGTCCAACCGTCAGCCTTGACCCTCAAACCCGTATGGCCTGGGCCGGCAACTATGTCGGTGATGGCGTGGCCACCAGCAACCTGGCTGGTCGCCTGCTGCGCAACCTGATCCTCGGCGAGGACCATGAACTTAACCGCCTGCCCCTTGTTAACCATCGCTCGCCGGCCTGGGAGCCTGAGCCCTTGCGCTGGTTGGGCATCAACAGCGGCCTGGCCGCCGCCAACTTCAGTGACCTCGAAGAGCGCTGGACCCGTAAACCCTCGCGTACCGCCATGCTGCTGGAACGGCTGACGGGCGCTCATTGA
- a CDS encoding cupin domain-containing protein, with the protein MPVFTILKAAELSTAALEPKGQRGGADRGDPQIAIQTLAPLATGNLGIWECRPGGWPVIDRPDTEFTYILAGRATLTDDASGEVKEVGAGDLIILPPGWTGRWDVIETVRKVYAIY; encoded by the coding sequence ATGCCTGTTTTTACCATTCTCAAGGCCGCCGAACTGTCTACCGCCGCGCTGGAACCCAAAGGACAACGGGGCGGCGCTGACCGGGGCGATCCGCAGATCGCCATACAGACCCTGGCGCCACTGGCCACCGGCAACCTCGGCATCTGGGAGTGCCGGCCCGGTGGCTGGCCGGTGATTGATCGTCCCGATACCGAATTCACATACATCCTGGCCGGCCGCGCCACGCTGACCGACGACGCCAGCGGTGAAGTCAAGGAGGTCGGCGCCGGAGACCTGATCATCCTGCCGCCAGGCTGGACCGGCCGCTGGGATGTTATCGAAACAGTCAGGAAGGTCTATGCCATTTACTGA
- a CDS encoding PucR family transcriptional regulator, whose amino-acid sequence MLTVRDLLLNESLGISALAGFAGVDRTITWAHTVDLCDPWKWVAAGNLVMTTGIGLPTDAGQQVRWLEQLADSQACALLVAPRADSPALTPELLECAEQLGFALLSASFELAFVKLSQLIIESVLHTQRERLSTSERLFQTYAQVLRKKPDFEGRLTLLADSLGLDLLVEDAASGVPIVASRQVAVSRLLERVAIPGIVSANLVIIAHGKKVWGDPLLVRSLVGLLSIELERLAIARDEQREAGATLLRNLITGQIELSAARPMLERRGLSGTLVCIALEPGQQGVWHTETLHHAPGLHQPAPLLLADEGLLLMLANDSPALFEQCLANLGAGTRIGISGPASVAAGVTESLRQARLALAQARESGQSMQRYGEAQRVTGMAPKSLAEARALLGHYLGALIEHDRSQDGELLKTLAAFLGNDGNWKASAFELGIHRQTLVYRIKRIEQLSGFSATTTHGSAQLWIALQAGISTGLLEGFSKWHRPS is encoded by the coding sequence ATGCTGACGGTCCGCGATCTGCTATTGAACGAATCCCTTGGCATCAGCGCACTGGCCGGCTTCGCGGGCGTAGACCGCACGATCACCTGGGCACATACGGTCGATCTGTGCGATCCCTGGAAATGGGTGGCCGCTGGCAATCTGGTGATGACCACCGGCATCGGCCTGCCCACAGATGCCGGGCAACAGGTGCGCTGGCTGGAGCAACTGGCCGACAGCCAGGCCTGTGCGTTACTGGTGGCCCCGCGTGCGGATTCTCCGGCGCTCACCCCAGAGTTGCTCGAATGTGCCGAGCAGCTGGGTTTTGCGCTGCTCTCGGCCAGCTTCGAACTGGCCTTCGTCAAGCTGTCTCAGTTGATTATCGAGAGCGTGCTGCATACCCAGCGTGAGCGCCTGAGCACCAGTGAGCGCTTGTTTCAGACTTATGCCCAGGTGCTGCGCAAGAAACCGGATTTCGAGGGCCGCCTGACGCTGCTGGCCGATAGCCTGGGTCTTGATCTGCTGGTCGAGGATGCGGCCAGCGGGGTCCCCATCGTCGCATCGCGGCAAGTGGCAGTCTCAAGGTTGCTGGAGCGGGTCGCCATTCCAGGCATTGTGTCGGCCAATCTGGTCATCATTGCTCATGGCAAAAAGGTCTGGGGTGACCCTTTGCTGGTGCGCTCACTGGTCGGCCTGCTGAGTATCGAACTGGAGCGTCTGGCGATTGCGCGTGACGAACAGCGCGAAGCTGGCGCCACTCTGTTGCGCAATTTGATCACTGGCCAGATCGAACTGTCAGCAGCCCGGCCAATGCTGGAACGCCGTGGCCTGAGCGGGACGCTGGTGTGTATCGCACTGGAGCCGGGGCAGCAGGGGGTCTGGCATACAGAGACACTGCATCATGCGCCTGGTTTGCATCAGCCGGCGCCCTTACTGCTGGCTGACGAGGGGCTATTGCTGATGCTGGCCAATGATTCACCGGCACTGTTCGAGCAATGCCTGGCAAATCTGGGTGCGGGTACCCGGATAGGCATCAGCGGGCCGGCCAGTGTCGCGGCCGGAGTCACTGAAAGCCTTCGCCAGGCACGTCTGGCACTGGCTCAGGCACGTGAGTCAGGCCAGAGCATGCAGCGCTATGGTGAGGCGCAGCGTGTCACCGGCATGGCGCCCAAATCCCTCGCCGAAGCCCGCGCCTTGCTGGGGCATTACCTGGGGGCGTTGATCGAGCATGACCGCAGCCAGGACGGTGAACTGCTCAAGACCCTGGCCGCATTTCTTGGCAACGATGGCAACTGGAAAGCCAGCGCCTTTGAGCTGGGCATTCATCGCCAGACACTGGTCTACCGGATCAAACGGATCGAACAGCTCAGCGGTTTCTCAGCTACGACCACCCATGGCAGTGCGCAGCTGTGGATTGCCTTGCAGGCCGGGATCAGCACCGGCCTGCTGGAAGGTTTCAGTAAATGGCATAGACCTTCCTGA
- the imuA gene encoding translesion DNA synthesis-associated protein ImuA: MPSVVSLESLFDSRRIWRGQASDSAASACPSTGHAALDNLLPGGGWPVAALSELLVAAQGIGELRLLWPTLARLTQRAERVVLVGPPHLPYPRAWAAAGIELGYLSLVQAQGRDALWAAEQSLRSGSCGAVVCWLRQADDRSLRRLQVAAETGQTLAFAYRPLEEAINPSPAALRLAVEAAPDQLRVLKCRGGIAPPKPIPLSALALAWQ; this comes from the coding sequence ATGCCCTCAGTTGTCTCACTTGAAAGTCTCTTCGACAGCCGTCGTATCTGGCGCGGGCAGGCCAGCGACAGTGCGGCGTCGGCTTGTCCATCGACCGGCCATGCGGCGCTGGACAACCTGTTGCCCGGCGGCGGCTGGCCGGTCGCGGCGTTGAGTGAACTGCTGGTGGCGGCCCAGGGCATCGGTGAGTTGCGCCTGCTCTGGCCCACCCTCGCCCGGCTGACTCAACGCGCTGAACGGGTGGTGCTGGTTGGCCCGCCACATTTGCCTTACCCCCGCGCCTGGGCGGCGGCCGGTATCGAGCTGGGTTACCTGAGCCTGGTGCAGGCCCAGGGGCGTGACGCGCTGTGGGCTGCCGAGCAAAGCCTGCGCTCGGGCAGTTGTGGTGCGGTTGTGTGCTGGTTGCGTCAGGCCGACGACCGCTCATTGCGGCGCTTGCAGGTGGCGGCAGAAACCGGACAGACCCTGGCGTTTGCCTATCGGCCACTGGAAGAGGCCATCAATCCCTCCCCGGCGGCCTTGCGCCTGGCGGTAGAGGCTGCGCCTGATCAACTGCGGGTGCTCAAGTGCCGTGGGGGTATCGCGCCACCCAAGCCGATCCCGTTGAGTGCTCTAGCATTGGCCTGGCAGTAA
- a CDS encoding Y-family DNA polymerase yields the protein MLWACILFPQLAMDGVLRQRADSDQPLVLLSGPAQRRVLQAVNPAARALGLRAGQSLTAAQSLASGFAMADYDVSQIEASQQFLAAWAYGFSAQVSLHYPRCLLLEVQSSLGLFGPWPKLQARLREELAALGFVHRISAAPNPAAARVLANGRDGLAVWDAQRLAQTLDLLPIERVGLPIDAVNTLARMGLRQLRQVLALPRDGLARRFAPEVLQQLDRLSGRRALALTFYSPPDVFDARIELNFEVDSHQALLFPLRRLTGDLAAYLAGRDCGVQRFVLHLEHRSHPATQVPVGLLSAERDAGMLFELTRGRLEQQRLPAAVLAVRLLAEQLPTFAPQHQPLFNERPQQLQAWEPLRERLRARLGDGSVRELHPRADHRPEHAWSVEPGALPSAIDAPRPGWLLSEPSTLNDDSVQILAGPERIESGWWDGGDVRRDYYVVQTRDGQRGWAFRDAGCEGPLQLHGWFS from the coding sequence ATGCTCTGGGCCTGCATTCTGTTCCCGCAACTGGCCATGGACGGCGTGCTACGCCAGCGTGCCGATAGCGATCAGCCGCTGGTGCTGCTCAGTGGGCCTGCGCAGCGCCGGGTGCTGCAAGCGGTCAACCCGGCAGCGCGGGCTCTGGGCTTGCGAGCGGGCCAGTCACTGACCGCCGCGCAAAGCCTGGCCAGCGGCTTTGCCATGGCCGATTACGATGTTTCACAGATTGAAGCTTCGCAGCAATTTCTGGCGGCCTGGGCCTATGGTTTCAGTGCGCAGGTCAGCCTGCATTATCCGCGTTGCCTGCTGCTGGAAGTGCAGTCGAGCCTGGGTCTGTTCGGCCCCTGGCCAAAACTGCAAGCGCGCCTGCGTGAAGAGTTGGCTGCGTTGGGTTTTGTCCATCGCATAAGTGCCGCGCCCAACCCGGCCGCCGCCCGGGTACTGGCCAATGGCCGAGACGGTCTGGCGGTTTGGGACGCACAACGGCTGGCGCAGACCCTCGACCTGCTGCCCATAGAGCGCGTCGGCCTGCCCATTGATGCCGTCAATACCCTCGCGCGCATGGGGTTGCGCCAGCTTCGTCAGGTGCTGGCCTTGCCGCGTGACGGCCTGGCCCGCCGTTTTGCCCCCGAGGTGCTGCAGCAACTCGACCGGCTAAGCGGTCGGCGCGCCCTGGCCTTGACCTTCTATAGCCCCCCGGATGTGTTCGATGCGCGCATCGAGTTGAATTTCGAGGTCGACTCCCATCAGGCCTTGCTGTTCCCGTTACGCCGCCTGACCGGTGACCTGGCGGCCTATCTTGCCGGTCGCGACTGTGGCGTGCAGCGCTTCGTACTGCATCTTGAGCATCGCAGCCACCCGGCTACACAGGTGCCGGTCGGTTTGCTCAGTGCCGAACGCGACGCAGGCATGCTCTTCGAGCTGACCCGTGGCCGGCTGGAGCAGCAACGGCTACCCGCCGCGGTGCTGGCGGTGCGTTTGCTGGCCGAACAATTGCCGACATTTGCCCCGCAACATCAGCCGCTGTTCAACGAGCGGCCCCAGCAGTTGCAAGCCTGGGAGCCCTTGCGCGAGCGGCTACGGGCGCGGCTTGGCGACGGCTCGGTACGGGAGCTGCACCCGCGCGCCGATCATCGTCCCGAGCATGCCTGGTCTGTCGAACCGGGCGCCCTGCCCTCAGCCATTGATGCGCCGCGTCCTGGCTGGCTGCTTAGCGAACCCTCAACCCTGAACGATGACAGCGTGCAGATCCTGGCCGGCCCTGAACGTATCGAGTCCGGCTGGTGGGACGGCGGCGATGTGCGCCGCGACTATTACGTGGTGCAAACCCGCGATGGCCAGCGTGGCTGGGCTTTTCGTGACGCAGGCTGTGAGGGGCCGCTGCAACTGCACGGCTGGTTTTCATGA